The Deltaproteobacteria bacterium region CACGAGGAGCCCGCGCTCGAGGACGTCGTCCTTCTCGTTCTTGATCAGCCAGGCGAGCTCTCGGAGCTTCTGCTTGGCGGCGGCGTGGGTCGCGACGGCGTCGAGACCGAGGCCGGGCCTTGGGTCCTTGAAGCGGACGAGGCCCTGGCAGTACTCCTCGATGAGGCGTTTCTTGCTCGCCGCCACGTGCTCGGCCGTGACCCGTTCGGCGTTGCGCCGGGCCTCGGCCAAGAGGTGCTCGATGCGGAGCAGCGTCAGGCCCGCGGTGCGCGTGGCGAGCTCGGCGGCGGAGAGATCGCTCCACTCGGCGAGCGGGCGCCCGCCCGCCATCGCCGTCGCCCAGCCCGAGGCGAGGAAGCGGCCGCGCTCCTCGGCGTCGGGCAGCTCGAGCTGCACCTGCGCGATGTTCGGGTTGCGGAGGAGATCGGCGTGCAGCTCCGCCGCCGACTCCGTGATCAGCAGGACCCCCACGTCCTGGTCGCGCATGTCTGGCGACGCCGCCCACTTGAGGAAGGTGACGAGCGCCATCCGCTCGTCCTGGCTGGCGCTCGCTTCCTCGGCGGCCGGCACGATCTTCTCCGGAAAGTCGACGATGAGCGTGACCCCCTTCCGCGCACCCTTGTCGTCCGCCGCGCGCAGGAAGAAGCGGCGCAGCAACGGCGCGAGCCGCGTGAACTCGCGGGGCGGGCCCTCGCGGTGGAAGTCGGTCTTCTCGACCTGGTCGTAGACCGCGAGCCACTCGAAGAATCGGGTCTGCATGTCGGCCGAGCCGAAGGTGAGGCCGTCGGCGATGTCGTAGAAGATCAGGTACGCGCGCTCGGGGAAGAGGCGGCGCGCGAGGAAGGTCTTGAGCGGCGCGTAGCCGACGTCGCTCGGGCCCTGCACGGGGAAGACGTCGAAGACGTCGCCGTGCAGGATGAAGAGTGCGTAGGCGCCGCTGTTCCAGCGCCGCGCCAGCTCGATCGCCCAGCCCCGCAGGGGAAGGCGCGGCAGCGCCTCGTCGTCCGCCATCAGCCCTCCTTCGCCCCGATACCGAGCCGGTCGCGCCGCGGCGGGCGGGCCACCGGCGTCGCGGCCGTCGGCTCGAAGCCGACGCGCAGCTCGGTCGCCGGCATGTCGCCCACCATGTCCTTGAACTCGTCCAGCTCGGAGAGCCACTTGTTGGTCTGGTCCAGGTGCTCCACGGTGGCGTCGATGCGCGCTGTCAGCACCTCGGCGTTCTTGGTGGCGACGGCGTCGGCGCGGATCAGCTTGATCTGCTCGACCAGCCGTTCCTGCTCGGCGTCGACCAGGGCGAGGTTCTGGTTCGCCTGCTCGACCCGCTGCTGGCGCTTGTGGAGGACCTCGAGGCGCTCCTGCACGGAGCCGAGGAGGCGCTGCTTCGAATCGAGCACGGGGCTCGCCCCCTTCGTCTTGAGGGCCTCCACCTCGGTGCCGAGGCTCCTTGTCTGGTCCTCGGCCTCCTTGACGACGCGTGGCAGCTCCTCGCGCCGCTCGGTCTCGAGGTAGCGCTCGAGCGACTCCTCGATGCCGAGGAGGCGGAGGTACGTCCACATGAGCTCGTCGAGCTTGCGCAGCCGGGGGTCGTCGGGGGCCGGGTTGTCGGCGCTCGCGTTGCGCTCGATGTCGCGACACACCTGGGCGAGGCCCTCGTAGCGAGCGCGCCGCGGCGGCGAGAGCGAGGCGAGGAGCCCGTCACGGCGGCGGAGGAAGTCGGCGACCTGCGCCAGCGCCGCGGCGCGGCGGCCCTCCTCCGCGCGCCGGTCGACCCAGCGGCGGAAGAACGGCATGTCGGGGAGGTATATCCAGCCGAGCGCGTAGCCGGTCGCGCCCGCGACCAGGGCGAGTGGCTGCGCGGCGAGGAAGCCCGCCCCCAGGGTGAGCAGCCCCAGCCACGCGTGATGCGGGCTCAGCAAGAACTCGCGCCGATATGCCGGGGCGGGCTCGGCCATCGGGTCACGCGCGCGGGCGGGGAAGCGCCCCCGAGGCCGGAGCCTCCTCCTCCATGCGGCGGAGCAGCTCCTGCGTGATCTCGACGAACCATGGCTTCCGCCGCATCTCCTCGGGCGGCTCCTCGGGGCGCGGGACCTCCAGCACCTCCACCAGGCGCCCCGGGCCGGCGGACATGCGAAAGACCCGGTCCCCCAGGTAGATCGCCTCCTCGGGCGAGTGGGTAACGAAGAAGACGGTCTCCTGCTGATCCTTCCAGAGCTGGATCAGGAGCTCCTGCATGCGGAGCCGGATCTTCGGGTCGAGGGCGCCGAAGGGCTCGTCCATGAGCAGGATGCGCGGGCCGACGATCAACGTCGCGGCGATCGCCACCCGCTGCTGCATGCCCCCGGAGAGCTCGTTCGGATACTTCGCCTCACAGCCCTCGAGCCCCACCTTGTGCACCCACTCGCCGGCACGCACGCGGCGCTCGGCGCGCGGCACGGCCCGCAGCGCGAGGCCGAAGGCGATGTTGTCGACCACGGTCAGGTGCGGCAGCAGCGAGTAGCGCTGGTCGACCAGACCGCGGTCGGCCCCTGGCCCTTCGATCGGCCGGTCGAAGACGCGCGCCTCGCCCTCGGTCGGCGGGAAATGCGGCGCGAGGCCGGCGATGATGCGCAGCAGCGTCGACTTGCCGCAGCCCGACGGCCCGACGATCGTCACCAGCTCGCCCTTGCCGGGCAGGTCCGCCACGGCGAACGACACGTCCTGGATGGCAACCCGCCGCTCGCCGCCACGCCCGAACACCTTGGTGACGTGCCGGAAGGCCACCACGTCGGGGGCCCCGCCCGGCACCGTCTCGGCGGCGGATGGCGCGTCGCGGGTCATGGCTCCTGGCGGTAGGGAAAGAGGAGGCGGCCGCCGAGGCGCCACGCCCGGTCGCAGGCGACGCCGATCGCGACGATCACGATGATGACGGCGAAGATGGCGGCCGTGTGCGCCCGCCGCTCGGACACGGTGATGAGATAGCCGAGCCCCTTCTCAGCTGCCACCACCTCGGCGAGGATGATCCAGCCCCAGCCGACGCCGTAGACGCCGCGCAGGATCTCCCAGATGTCGGCCTTGGCGACCGGGAAGAGGACGTGACGGACGAGCTGCCAGTCGGTCGCCCCCTTGGTCACCGCGACGTCGAGATAGGCGGCGGGCACGTCCCCGACCGCCTTCACGACCAGCGGCAGGAGTGCCACGAAGCAGCCGATGAAGAGGAAGCCGACCTTCTGCATCTCGGAGAGCCCGAACCAGGCGAGCGTCAGCGGCACGAAGACGACGATCGGCACATACGCGCCGACGAGCGCGAGCGGCCGGAAGAACGCCGCGACGGGCGGGAAGCTGCCCATGTAGACGCCGAGCGGCACGGCGACCACGGCGGCGAAGCCGAAGCCGACCGTGACCCGGATGAACGACGTCGCCGTGCTGCGCACGAGTCCCTGCTCGAAGTGGAGCCGCGGGAAGGCCTCCAGCACCTCGGGCGGGCTCGGCAGGATGAGGGGCGGAAGCACGCGGTCCTCTATGCGCGCGCCGTGCGTGAGCAGCCACCAGCCGCCGAGTACGACGGCGACGAAGGTCGCCGTGAGGAGGAGCCGGACGGGCCGCGAGGGTTCCGCTCGGACGCGCAAGTGGAGGAGTCGCACGGCGGCGGTGACGAGCCCGACGAAAGCGAGTGCCGAGAGGAGGAAGCGCAGCTCCGCGCCGGCATCAGAAGGCAAAGCGCACCTCCACCCGGCGATGCCGGAGCGCCGGGATGGGCGCCGGCTCGACGAGCGGGCAGTCACTCACCACGCAGTCCTCCCAGGGCGGGATGCTGCCCGTCTGGTAGAAGCCCTGGACGTAGCGCCAGTCGGTCGCCACGAAGTCGCTGTACCACTGGTCCAGGTGCGTCACCCCCGCCTCGTGCATGAGCGTGAGCGCGTAGCGCGCGGCCTCGAACTCGTAGTCGTGCAGCACCTGCATGAAGCGCGCCCGGTCCTCCGTGTGCTGCAGCTCGACCAGCTTCGGCTCGAGCGACGGGGCCACCCACTGCACCGAGTGGCCGAAGAGGTGCAGCACGATGAAGCACTGCGTCTCGAAGCCGACGTCGGGGTCGACCGCGATGCGGAGCCCGTCGAAGATGCCGGTGCGGGGCGGCTCGAGATCCCGGTACTCGATCGCGAAATCGTGCTTGACGATCCGCGAGGTGGCCCGCAGCCAGAGGCCCACCATCTGCTCTGGCGGGAGCCGGTTGACCAGACGATGGCCGACGAGCTCGTGTCCGGCGAGCGCCGCCATCTACTCCTTCTCAAGCGGGAATACCTTCACCTCGACGCGGCGGTTCCGCTTGTTGTGCTCGGGGTTGCTCGGGTCGGTCATGCCGGGCACCGGGTTGTCCCAGCCGTTGCCCACCACCTTGAACTTGTTCGGATCGAACTTGTACTTCTCGATGATCCGCTTGCGGACCGCGTCGGCGCGGTCGTAGGAGAGCTGGCGGACCAGGTCGGCGGGCACGATGCCCTTGCGGCTCGCGTCGGTGTTCCCTTCGATCACGATGTAGGCGTTGCCGAAGGAGCCCGCGAGCTTGCCGATCTCCTCCAGCACCTTCGGGATGTTCGCGTCGTAGTCGGGGTTGAGCATCGCCTTGTTGGGCTCGAAGACGATGATGACCGACTTGGTCAGGATCTCGCCCGTCTCGGCCTCGGCGGTCTTGAAGATGGCGCCGGCGCGGAAGGTGGGCTGCGAGAGGTCGTGGACGTCCTTGTACTCCTCGCTCATCTTGGCAAGGACGCCCGCCGCCTTCACCTTGGCCGCCGGTACCGGCACGTCGATCGCGCCGAGCGACTTGTAGATGGTGGAGGCGCGGCTCCACACGACCTCGAAGTTGGACGGGTTGAGCGGGTCCAAGAAGAAGTTTGCGTTCTCGCGGTAGTTGGTCAGGTGCGCGTCGCCCTCGACGATGCCGCCGTCCTTGCCGATCATCGCCGAGCAATCCTCGACCGGAATCTTGAAAGCGGCCGACATGAGCCGCGCCGCCCCCGGGATGTCCTTCCGTAGCATGTCGACGCCGTCGAAGATGCCGCGCACCAGGTTGGCGGCGATGTCGGGGTGGTCGCGGTAGAAGTCGTTGCGGACCGCCCACACGTCGGCGATCAAGTGGTTGGCGCTCCCCGTGCTCACCACGAGCCGCGTCCCCGGCACCTGCTCGGACACCGTGTAGATGTCGGGCGACCAGCCGACGAAGGCATCGAAGGAGGCGTCCTGGACGAAGATCTTCGCCGCCGACGGCGCATCCGCGGTCCACTTGAAGTCGACCTGCGCGGGGTCGATGCCGGCGTCGAGGAGGAGCGACATGATGAGGTAGTGGCTGGGCGAGTTCTGCGCCAGCACGACCTTCGGCCGGTGCGCTCCGCGCATGCGGAGGTCGTTGACGCTCTTGATGTCGCCTCGCGCGACGATGCCGTCGCCGCCGGCCGACCAGTCCACCTGCTGCGCCACGACCGGCACGGTGCGCGAGTCCTTGACCAGCTCGGGCGCGAAGAGCGCGATCATGTCGAGCGTACCCCAGAGCACGTGGCTGTGGCCGCTGGCGAAGAGATCGCGCGCCTTGATCGGGTCGTCGACCAGGGAGAGCTGCACGTAGAAGCCGTACTTCTTCGCGAACACGCTCGCGTCGCTCGGGGCCATGCCGCCGTTGGCGACGATGATCGGCGCCCAGCCGGGCCACACGTTGATCGGGAACTGGACCACGAGCTTGCCGTCCTTCATCGGCTTGTCGTAGTCGCTCACGCC contains the following coding sequences:
- a CDS encoding ATP-binding protein; protein product: MADDEALPRLPLRGWAIELARRWNSGAYALFILHGDVFDVFPVQGPSDVGYAPLKTFLARRLFPERAYLIFYDIADGLTFGSADMQTRFFEWLAVYDQVEKTDFHREGPPREFTRLAPLLRRFFLRAADDKGARKGVTLIVDFPEKIVPAAEEASASQDERMALVTFLKWAASPDMRDQDVGVLLITESAAELHADLLRNPNIAQVQLELPDAEERGRFLASGWATAMAGGRPLAEWSDLSAAELATRTAGLTLLRIEHLLAEARRNAERVTAEHVAASKKRLIEEYCQGLVRFKDPRPGLGLDAVATHAAAKQKLRELAWLIKNEKDDVLERGLLVPGRVGVGKSFLIDCFASECGLPVMEMGEFRSKWVGETERQQSRILMTIRALGPVVVVVDEADAVFGTREADGDSGVSSRVFAAFAAHIGDASLRGRELWVAMTSRPDLLSIDMKRQGRFGLCIPLFPAQGPDDVVELFTTVARTKRLVLGDAMVTYLRAQLGGRPLTGSDVESMLMRAKERAVLAHRDADVQVADLEEAVSSFIDPLDPELLALQELAAVLACSDRRYLPERLRTADRAALLEQFAQLRARAGRR
- a CDS encoding ABC transporter ATP-binding protein, which translates into the protein MTRDAPSAAETVPGGAPDVVAFRHVTKVFGRGGERRVAIQDVSFAVADLPGKGELVTIVGPSGCGKSTLLRIIAGLAPHFPPTEGEARVFDRPIEGPGADRGLVDQRYSLLPHLTVVDNIAFGLALRAVPRAERRVRAGEWVHKVGLEGCEAKYPNELSGGMQQRVAIAATLIVGPRILLMDEPFGALDPKIRLRMQELLIQLWKDQQETVFFVTHSPEEAIYLGDRVFRMSAGPGRLVEVLEVPRPEEPPEEMRRKPWFVEITQELLRRMEEEAPASGALPRPRA
- a CDS encoding ABC transporter permease subunit, which encodes MPSDAGAELRFLLSALAFVGLVTAAVRLLHLRVRAEPSRPVRLLLTATFVAVVLGGWWLLTHGARIEDRVLPPLILPSPPEVLEAFPRLHFEQGLVRSTATSFIRVTVGFGFAAVVAVPLGVYMGSFPPVAAFFRPLALVGAYVPIVVFVPLTLAWFGLSEMQKVGFLFIGCFVALLPLVVKAVGDVPAAYLDVAVTKGATDWQLVRHVLFPVAKADIWEILRGVYGVGWGWIILAEVVAAEKGLGYLITVSERRAHTAAIFAVIIVIVAIGVACDRAWRLGGRLLFPYRQEP